In Meleagris gallopavo isolate NT-WF06-2002-E0010 breed Aviagen turkey brand Nicholas breeding stock unplaced genomic scaffold, Turkey_5.1 ChrUn_random_7180001950346, whole genome shotgun sequence, the genomic window TCACCTTCCGCATCCCCCGTGACCCGGAGGAGGACGGTGTGTTGGACCACATGGTGAGGATGACCACCTCCCTCGCCAGCCCCTTTGTGAGCACTGCTTGCCAAACTGTCTGCCCTGATAGCCCACCCGAAGTGGGCAAGCGGAGGCTCTCGGTGGCGGAGATCCTCCAGGAGCCgggcactgggacagcagcgTGCAATGGCCAACTGGTGGGGCACGGCCAACTGGAGGGGCACGGCCAACTGGTGGGGCACGGCCAACAAGTTGGCAATGGCCAAGTTGCGTTGGACCGAGCGGTGGTGGAGATGGCATCGCGCCGTCACCGCCTCCTGGGCTTCCTCCCCCGGCTGCTCCGTGCCAACTGCATCTTCCCCGGGGAGCGTGTGCCCAGGATCAAGCTGAGCAAAGCCAGCTCACCTCCGGCGTGCGGGAGGGAGAGGAGACCCCGTGCCCGCGACAAGGCGCTGTTACAGCCACCCAAATGGAGGTACAAGGAGCTGAAGGAGGAGAAGCGAGCAGCCGAGGaggcagagggagaaaagaagaggaNNNNNNNNNNNNNNNNNNNNNNNNNNNNNNNNNNNNNNNNNNNNNNNNNNNNNNNNNNNNNNNNNNNNNNNNNNNNNNNNNNNNNNNNNNNNNNNNNNNNNNNNNNNNNNNNNNNNNNNNNNNNNNNNNNNNNNNNNNNNNNNNNNNNNNNNNNNNNNNNNNNNNNNNNNNNNNNNNNNNNNNNNNNNNNNNNNNNNNNNNNNNNNNNNNNNNNNNNNNNNNNNNNNNNNNNNNNNNNNNNNNNNNNNNNNNNNNNNNNNNNNNNNNNNNNNNNNNNNNNNNNNNNNNNNNNNNNNNNNNNNNNNNNNNNNNNNNNNNNNNNNNNNNNNNNNNNNNNNNNNNNNNNNNNNNNNNNNNNNNNNNNNNNNNNNNNNNNNNNNNNNNNNNNNNNNNNNNNNNNNNNNNNNNNNNNNNNNNNNNNNNNNNNNNNNNNNNNNNNNNNNNNNNNNNNNNNNNNNNNNNNNNNNNNNNNNNNNNNNNNNNNNNNNNNNNNNNNNNNNNNNNNNNNNNNNNNNNNNNNNNNNNNNNNNNNNNNNNNNNNNNNNNNNNNNNNNNNNNNNNNNNNNNNNNNNNNNNNNNNNNNNNNNNNNNNNNNNNNNNNNNNNNNNNNNNNNNNNNNNNNNNNNNNNNNNNNNNNNNNNNNNNNNNNNNNNNNNNNNNNNNNNNNNNNNNNNNNNNNNNNNNNNNNNNNNNNNNNNNNNNNNNNNNNNNNNNNNNNNNNNNNNNNNNNNNNNNNNNNNNNNNNNNNNNNNNNNNNNNNNNNNNNNNNNNNNNNNNNNNNNNNNNNNNNNNNNNNNNNNNNNNNNNNNNNNNNNNNNNNNNNNNNNNNNNNNNNNNNNNNNNNNNNNNNNNNNNNNNNNNNNNNNNNNNNNNNNNNNNNNNNNNNNNNNNNNNNNNNNNNNNNNNNNNNNNNNNNNNNNNNNNNNNNNNNNNNNNNNNNNNNNNNNNNNNNNNNNNNNNNNNNNNNNNNNNNNNNNNNNNNNNNNNNNNNNNNNNNNNNNNNNNNNNNNNNNNNNNNNNNNNNNNNNNNNNNaataacttcgtatagcatacattatacgtAAGTTTATtacgacttttttttttttttttgtcctctttggTCTCACAGAAATCTTGATCTCGTGGAATGTGACCGTTATTAAAGGAGAAGAGTTTGCCACGTTAACAGCGTTGATTCAACAAATGAACCCCGGGGCTGCAGCGAGCATCTCCCATATGGGACAACCCAACAGCTCAGGGAAGAGGGACCCCAGGACCCCTCTCCTGCACCCATGGGGACCCCCACCACCCTGGGGACCCACGCATGCCATGCAGCTGCCTTTTGCTGGGTGTGggtgtgctccccagctgtgATGCACTGGGAGCACGGATGTGGGGCGCCAAGCTGAGAGCTGCAAACCAAGCCCAAAAATGCAAAAGAGGGGCAGCGGGGTTTTCACCCTTTGCCTTCTGGGGTCAGTGGGGCTGATCCAGGCTCTGCTCCTTGGGCGCATTTTCGGTCCCCCACTCCCAGGGACGCCGCTGCTCCTGTGCCAAACTCCCATCACCCACCCCATGGTGACCCACGGGGAGGGGGGAGGTTCTGCTGGGACCCCCCCGTGATTGCTGTGGGTTTGGTGGCGGCTTTGTGTCGCCGTCAAACAACAAAACTTCCTCTTTTGGGAGATCTGTGCGATAGCAGAGGGACCTCAAAGCGCTGCCGCGGAGCTGTGCAGCCGNNNNNNNNNNNNNNNNNNNNNNNNNNNNNNNNNNNNNNNNNNNNNNNNNNNNNNNNNNNNNNNNNNNNNNNNNNNNNNNNNNNNNNNNNNNNNNNNNNNNNNNNNNNNNNNNNNNNNNNNNNNNNNNNNNNNNNNNNNNNNNNNNNNNNNNNNNNNNNNNNNNNNNNNNNNNNNNNNNNNNNNNNNNNNNNNNNNNNNNNNNNNNNNNNNNNNNNNNNNNNNNNNNNNNNNNNNNNNNNNNNNNNNNNNNNNNNNNNNNNNNNNNNNNNNNNNNNNNNNNNNNNNNNNNNNNNNNNNNNNNNNNNNNNNNNNNNNNNNNNNNNNNNNNNNNNNNNNNNNNNNNNNNNNNNNNNNNNNNNNNNNNNNNNNNNNNNNNNNNNNNNNNNNNNNNNNNNNNNNNNNNNNNNNNNNNNNNNNNNNNNNNNNNNNNNNNNNNNNNNNNNNNNNNNNNNNNNNNNNNNNNNNNNNNNNNNNNNNNNNNNNNNNNNNNNNNNNNNNNNNNNNNNNNNNNNNNNNNNNNNNNNNNNNNNNNNNNNNNNNNNNNNNNNNNNNNNNNNNNNNNNNNNNNNNNNNNNNNNNNNNNNNNNNNNNNNNNNNNNNNNNNNNNNNNNNNNNNNNNNNNNNNNNNNNNNNNNNNNNNNNNNNNNNNNNNNNNNNNNNNNNNNNNNNNNNNNNNNNNNNNNNNNNNNNNNNNNNNNNNNNNNNNNNNNNNNNNNNNNNNNNNNNNNNNNNNNNNNNNNNNNNNNNNNNNNNNNNNNNNNNNNNNNNNNNNNNNNNNNNNNNNNNNNNNNNNNNNNNNNNNNNNNNNNNNNNNNNNNNNNNNNNNNNNNNNNNNNNNNNNNNNNNNNNNNNNNNNNNNNNNNNNNNNNNNNNNNNNNNNNNNNNNNNNNNNNNNNNNNNNNNNNNNNNNNNNNNNNNNNNNNNNNNNNNNNNNNNNNNNNNNNNNNNNNNNNNNNNNNNNNNNNNNNNNNNNNNNNNNNNNNNNNNNNNNNNNNNNNNNNNNNNNNNNNNNNNNNNNNNNNNNNNNNNNNNNNNNNNNNNNNNNNNNNNNNNNNNNNNNNNNNNNNNNNNNNNNNNNNNNNNNNNNNNNNNNNNNNNNNNN contains:
- the LOC104916881 gene encoding ankyrin repeat domain-containing protein 33B, producing MVACCRGFVDIVPLLRHCPYVDVNQQDTEGNTALMMAAQAGHITIVNYLLNYFPALDVERRDARGLTALMKAAVQGQQDCVTALLLAGADLHAVDPIKGKTAKEWAAFTGRFETTVRIRTLLRRPRAEQFGTHYLPEWPALAGLVAKALSPKSRSQRLSEKIRSLFTFRIPRDPEEDGVLDHMVRMTTSLASPFVSTACQTVCPDSPPEVGKRRLSVAEILQEPGTGTAACNGQLVGHGQLEGHGQLVGHGQQVGNGQVALDRAVVEMASRRHRLLGFLPRLLRANCIFPGERVPRIKLSKASSPPACGRERRPRARDKALLQPPKWRYKELKEEKRAAEEAEGEKK